GGGCCTGGAGGACGCCGACCGCAACATCCTCGCACGGCTTCTCGACGGTTGTCGGCGTTTCGTAGCGGAAGCACTGCCAGGCGCCGGCCCGCCTCAGGAAGAGCAGCGCCTTGGTTGTGGTGCTGCCGACGTCGGTTATGCAGAACTCAGTCGGGTCGGACGGGAAAGGCACTCCGGGCATGGATACTTCCGCTCTAGTATCGGCCGGCTCCTCCGGCTGTCAATCCCTCCGGACTCGCGAGCTGGGTGCGGTCAGGCTAGCGGCTGGTGGTTGTCGTGCAGCCCTGAGGCCAGGTACCCCAGTCTCGTGAGCAGCCCGGCTACCTCGGAACGTATCAGGTCCCGCACGTGGCGATAGTCCTTGATTCCCTTACCGTAGGGGTCGGGAATCTCCCAGTGGACTTCCTTCGCGCCGGGGATGAACGGGCAGGTCACCGTGCAGCCCATGGAGACCATGTAGTCGAACCCGCCGGCAGTCACGTCACGGAACCCCTTGGTCCGCGCCCGGGAGATGTCGATGCCGATTTCCTTCATCACCTCGATTGCGTGCGGAGCGACGCTCTGGGCCGGGTTCGAGCCGGCGCTTTCGCACTCAACATCGTTACTCAGCGCCCGGCAGAAGGCCTCGGCCATCTGGCTCCGGCACGAATTGCCGACGCAGGCAAAAAGAATGCGCATGCTTTCCCGGATCGCCTATCGTCTTCCGCCGACGCGGCCGGTGTTCCTGATGTCGTGGCGGAACTTGGGCCAGTTTGAATTGGATAGCGGGCTGTAGCCCTTGAGTTTATGAAGGTAGCCGTCATCGCCGACGAAGTAGATCTTCCCGTCCTGGCCGATGGTCGGCGATGAAGTGATGTCATTGTCGGTCGGATACCACCAGAGCAGCACGCTGTCCGGGCTGAGCGCGTAGAGATTGTTGTCGCTGGAGCCGAAGTAGATGTTGCCGTCGGCGTTGATGACCGGCGAGGAATAGATGTTGTCGCCGGTCACGTATCGCCACTTCATCGTGCCGTCGGGGTTCATCGCATAGAAGATGTTGTCGGTTGAGCCGAAGTAGACAGTGCCGTCAGGCGCGATGGCGGGAGAGGAGTAGATCTGTCCGTTGGTCTGGAACGACCACTTCAGCGTGTCGTTCGGGCTGAGGGCGTAGAGGATGCCCTCGAGCGAACCGAAGTATATCGTGCCGTCGGCCGCGATGGCCGGCGACGACTGGACGTCCCGGCTGGTCGCATGACGCCATTTGAGCGTGCCGGCCGGGGTCAGGGCATACAGATAGTCACTGTTCGACCCGACGTAGATTGTTCCGTCGGGCGCGATGGCCGGCGAGGAGTAGACGTCCTGGCCGACCGAGTAGCGCCACTTGAGGGTGCTGTCCGGGTTCAGGGCGTAGACGTAGCCGTCCTTCGAGCCGAAGACGATCGTACCGTCAGCGGCGATGGCCGGTGAAGACGGGATGTCCCCGCCGGTAACGTAGAACCACTTGACCGCTCCACCGGTATCCAGGGCATACAGCCGGTTGTCGAACGAGCCAACATAGATGGTGCCGTCGGGCCCGATGGCCGGGGACGCGCGCACCACGCCACCGGTCTGATAGCGCCACTTGAGCGTGCCGTCGTTGTTCACTGCGTACACGTAGTTGTCCTGCGCTCCAACATAGATGGTGCCGTCGGCCGCGATGGCGGGCGACGAGTGGTTGTTTTCCGGTGCCCCTGCCTTTATCTGGAAGCGCCAGATCTGCATGGTATCCGCCGGCCGGACGAGAATCGTACGCGGGTCCGACCATACTGACACCGCCCCGCCCGTGTCTTTGGCCTGGGCCCTGACTCCATAGGTGTCGGGCACGGGCCAGGCGTGGCCGATCGTCGTCAGCTCGCCGGGGGCCATGAACTGACCCCAGGTGGAAGTGTCGCCGTCACCCCAGTCGAACCGGATGGCCACATGGATGCCCTGGGGATGCGTGGCCGAGGACGAGAAGGCGTAGACCGTATCCTGGCCGCCTCGAAACGGCCCGGAGGGAACTGTCGGTTTGTCCGGCCCCAGGCGCAGGACGACGTCCACCCCGAGCTCGTCTGACCATTCGGTCATGTGGAGCTGCTGGTCTCTGGCCTGGGCGGTGACTTCGTTGTGACCGACGTCCGGCCAGGCGTAGCTCATCGCCACCGTTTCGCCGGAGGCGACGACCGGACTCCAGTCGGACGTGTCATTGCCCCAGTCGAAGCGGATCGACACGCTGTCGCCGAACCGGTCAGTCGTCACGCTCTTGAAGGTGTAGACGGTGTCCTTGTAGCAGACGGTGGGTCCGATCGGCACGGCCGGAGTCTCGGGCCGCGGCAGCACCTGCACCGGAAGCGCCGGAGACCACTCGGAACTGAGCAGCTTCTTGTCCTGGGCCTGCGCTCTGACCTCGTAGGTGCCCGTGTCGGCCCAGGCGTGATTGAACGTGACCTCGACTCCGCTTCCTTCCCAGTCGCTCCACTCGCTGAGGACTGAGTCATCCCAGTCGAAGCGGATTGCCACGTGGTCGCCGTTCGGGTCGTTGGCTGCAGCCGTAAAAACGTACTGCTTGTTCGGGTAGCAGTTGGTCGGGCCGTCAGGGGCCTGCGCGAACGCCGGCGGTTGGTTCTTGCACGAGGCAGCTACCAGCAGCATTGAGGACAACACGAGGGCCAAAGCTCTACGGTTTCTTGACACAGATGACTCCTTCGACTCGCCGCGCTACGGGTCTCATCTAGCTACTAAGATTCTACAGCATCATGCCGGATGTCAAGCAGGGTCGACGGCACCCTGTCCGTCAGTGCCTCTGGTGCCGGCGGCCGAGCTCGGCCAGCGGCACCGGCTGTTGTGCTACCGGGAGCAGCGTGACTGCGACATTCGGCTGGGGACCTTCGGCAGTCATCATTGTCTCCGACCGCCACCCGGTCCGGCCGAGTCGAGCAGAGTCTGTCGCTCGCACGCTCCGTGTGAATCGACTGTCCTCTCCTGCTGTGCCCTGGCATCGCTCAGCAGCAGGGGAGGCCTCCTTTGCGGCCCCGCGGGGGTGGTCTACTGCACGACGAGCAGGTGCGTGCCGCTTACTGCTCCGCCGAGGCGGACCCGCACGAAGTACACGCCGGCCGGCAGTGCGGCGGCATCCCAGAAGACCGCGTGCTGGCCAGCAGCGAGATGACCGTGGAACGGCCGCGCAACTTCCCTGCCCGCAGCGTCAGACACTACCAGGTTCACTCCTCCCGAACGCGCCACCGCAAACTCGATTCGGAACACCCCGCGGCCCGGGTTCGGCCGCACCTTCAGTGCCGGCGTCAGGACGGCGCCGCGCGGCGTCTCAAGCACGGGCGAGGCGATGTCGTACCCGGCGTTGAGGAACCGCGGTGACATGAGCGAATCTACCCAGCGCGTCCGAATCTCGGTGTTGATCTCCAACCGTGCGTCGCCCCAGGTTTCGTACGTCTGGTATCGCGTCCAGTCGAGGTTGATGTAGTTCCAGCCTTTGATCTCCGGATGGTTGGCCACGAACTGGAAGAACGGGTCGAACCAGTAGAACCAGTCGGCGCGGCCGGAGTCGCCTTGCGGGTCGAGCGAATCGGGGACAATGAAGACGTTGCGGGCCGAGAGCTCGTTCAGATAGACAGGCTTCTGCCGCTCAGCGGCAAAGCGCAGGAATGCCTCGCTTCGTCCCTTCGGCGTGAGCTGGCCGCGTTCCGTGTCGGGCAAGGCCGGATTGAAGTGCTCCATGTCAAACGGGTCGAGCCCGAACCAGTCAACGATGTCGTCACCGGGATACCACTTCCAGCCCTGCCCGGTCGAGTCGGCGAAGTCGGCCTCGGCGTCCGGCTCGTAGCACCAGACCGTGGCGAACTCGGGCACGTCCCGCGCCCGCAGTTCGGTCACCAGCTTGCGGAACGCCAGCGGGAAGATGTAAGGGTGATACGGATTCCACCACCCGTTGAACTCGAAGCCGATGCGCAGGAAGAACGGCCGGTTGACTGTCTGCAGGGCGATGGCGAGGGTGTCGATGTAGTGGTCCATCGTCGTGGTCAGGGCAAAGACCGAGTCGAGCATCCACGTGTCGCGCCCCTGGAAGTGCAGGCCGTACTCGATGTACTGGCTGTCCGGGTGCACGATGTTCTGCGTCAGTGACTGGACGATGTGGCCGACGTCGAACCAGCGCGGGCCCGGCATCGAGGCCACAACCTGGAGAACCAGCGGATGATGGTCGGCCGGGAACATCTCATTGTACCTGGCCTGGCTTGAGTATCCGTCCCAGCCGCAACCGTGATAGATGAACCCGTCCGGCGGTTCGAACTTCGCGCCATAGTGCGCCGATGCGGATGCCGCCAGGAGCAGGCTTGACACGACCGCTCTCAGCACGTGCTGCATATGCCGGATGCTAACTCTTGCCCGGCCCGGTGGCAAAGCTCTCCAACACGGGACCGTCTAGCGTAGCAGCAACGCGGGTACCGCACGCGCCGCCCGGCTCATGACGTAGTACACTCCGGAAGGCAGGTGCCTGCCCTTCTCGTCGGTTCCATCCCACGACACGGAGCCGAGTCCGTGGAGCCTGGCTTCGGTTAGAGTCCTGACCAGCCGTCCGGCCGCGTCAAACACCGCGATTCCCCTTGGCCCGTCAGGCGTGAGTCGCAGGCTGATCGTCGTCTGCCGGTGGAACGGATTCGGACTCACCGTGAGTCCGCCGCACGCCATTCGCCACTCGCCACTCGCCTCAACGCCCGAACTGAGCAGTCGGTCAATCACGCGTATCACTGCCTGCGGGTCGAACTGGTCCGACCAGTACCTGACGATACCCTGCTGGTCGATCACGTAGTCCTGCGGGTACGGCGCCTGCGGGTTTGGCACGCGGTACGTCTGGTACACTCCGGAGGTGTCCACCAGCCCGACAAACCTCATCCCGAACACGTCCCGGAATTCGCTCATCTGGTTGGCGTTCTCTCCCAGGGCGAAGACCGTCACCCGCGCGGTGTCGTACCGTTCGAAGATCGATCCGTCGATGGCCGCAGCCTGCGGCCCGCACAGCGGTCACCATGAAGCCCCGAAGTCGAGGTACACCACCTTTCCGCGCTCGGCCGAAAGCCGATGCGTCTGCCCGTCGGTGCCGGACAGGTTGAAGTCGGGCGCCTCGGCTCCATACTGGGGGAATGCCGGGTTGTTCTCGTAGACCTCAATCGTCCTGGCCGATTCGTCGGGATCGTTGCAGTCGAACCGCAGCTGTGCACCGACCAGTCCCGGACCGGTGGCCGTCAAGGTTACGAGCAGAGAATCCCCGGCCCCCACGGTGAACGAGTCCGGGGTCGCGGAGATCCCGGCTGGTGCGCGCACCGAGGTTACGTCCAGCGTACCCGCGCCGGTGTTGCGTACGACCACAGTCGTATCACGTTGGCCGCTCACGTCGCCGAAGTCGAGTATCTCCGGCATGACGTCGATATCCGCGCCCGGGTCATTCCCAACCCGGTAGCATGACATCCCCTGCCAGTCGGCGACCACAATCAGGCTGTCGTCACGGATATCCGCGCCGTGCGCCCACATGTAGGTGTTGTCCCAGCCGACCCGCGTGATGCTCGCCGGGTTCGACACGTCGAACAACTCCATCACCCGCCACGAACCGGCAACTACCAGGTTCCCGGCATTCCCGATGCCCCAGACGCAACCGTCGGTCGCAATTGTATCGAGCAGGACCGGGTTGTGCGGGTCGGTGATGTCTATCGTAGCCAGACCTGCGACCCCGAGCGCCAGCACCGCCACGTTGCCTTCAAGAACGATGTCCGTCGCGGTCCCGGGAAGATCCAGCCGCGCGGTCACGTGCATCCCGTCCGCGAGTCCGGCGACCGCGAGCCCCTCGCGTCCGTTTGCGACAAACAGGAACGAATCCCTCGCCTCGACGTTCCACGCCTGCGACGGATTCAGCGAGAGCGCCCCGATTTTCTGCGGCGAAGTCGGGTTCGAGAAGTCTAGCGCATAGATGCCGTTCTGATGCGCGGCGCAATAGAGCATCGAGCCGACCAAAGCCCCGCCCTCGAGCGCTTCGCGATTCCCCGGCGGGTCGTACGTGCCCAGCCGTAGCGGGTCGCCGGAACCGGAGATGTCGAATAGGACTACACCCTCGCGCCGGCAGTAGTCGAACAGCCACGTGTCGCCGTACGCCCGGCAGCGCCACGAGTTCGGGCCGTTCGACAGCCAGGTCCTGGTTGGGCTGGCCGGGTTTGAGATGTCATACGACTCGAGCCCCTGGCTGAACCCGCACGCGATGAACGCCCGGTCGCCGACGATCTCGGCGTCCATCTCGTGATTCCGGTTCACCTGATTGTGGCCGAGGAACCGGAGCCCGTCGAAGTCAGCCCGTGCGACGCCCGCCAAGGCGGCAGCGCAGACGATCGTTGCGACCAGATTCACAGCAGACATCCTATATGTGCCGGCTCAGCAAAGCAATCCCGAACGATGTCCCAAACCCGATATTGAACCACTTCAGGGGATGCGCGTACTGCCAGCCGGGGTCGCGGAAACCCGCTGTTCGACAACGGCCGTGAGCTGGAAGCTGTCGGCCTCAAACCGCCGGCTGTCGTCGCATCGCTGACTAGCCAGTCGTTTTGCAGTTTGATGCCTGCGTTCTGCAGTTTGAATTGGCGGGCTCTGCCCGCTGATGTGTCTCGAAATCGCTCGGGAATGCGGGCAGTGCCCGTCACAGTTCCCAAACTTGACCGAGGGCTCACAGTGGACGAGCCCTCGCAGCCCCGCGGTGGTATTCCCGGCTCGCGGCGACGGCTACTTGCCGCCGCCCCCCTGCGCCTCCATCGCCATCATCTCTTTGGCGGAGCCGCGCGTGCAATAGTAGCCCCACTTCAGGGCCATCTTGGCCGTGACCGGGCACTGCGGGCAGACGCAGCCGTTCTCCTTGGTGATGACCTTGCTCTTACCGGCGAGGCAGTAGGCACCCTTTTCGCCTGCCTTGGCGCACTCTTCCTTCAGGAACGAAGGGCAGGTGGCGCAGATACAGTTGGCGGCGACGAACTCCGCCTTCTCCGTATCGGTCATTGCCTGCTCGGCCGGCTTGGGCACCTCCGCCTTGGGCGCCTCGGGCGCCTTCTGTCCGCCGCAGACGACGATGCCCAATACCAGGCACGCCATCACTGTGGCGATAGCGACGTTCTTCAGCATCCTTTTCTCCTTTGTCTCGCGGTTCAAGACCGGAGATGATACGCCGGGGCGGGAGGGTGTCAACCGGCGCGAGGCCTCAGGCGCGAGGCCTCAGGAACCGACTTAGGATCGACCAGAGACAACGGGCAAAGGTCGAGCTTCCGTTACGACCCTCCCATTCTCTGTGTGCTCTGTGGTTCGATGCCGGATTCGGGAGAGGCGCTATCTCTGGACGGAGGACGCACGCCCGCTAGAATTGAGTAGTGCGTCTGCTGCGCCGGCTGTCCCTGCGGATTGTCTTGACGGTGGTCTTGGTCGGCATCGGTGTGCTCGTGATGAACCTGCCCGGACTGCTCGGCCGCCGGCACCGGCCGAAGCTCTCCCTGGCCCCGCGCTGGTACTTCACGGACTCCACCGGCCCTGCTCCGGGCTCGCCGCCGCCTGATT
This region of candidate division WOR-3 bacterium genomic DNA includes:
- a CDS encoding arsenate reductase ArsC, translating into MRILFACVGNSCRSQMAEAFCRALSNDVECESAGSNPAQSVAPHAIEVMKEIGIDISRARTKGFRDVTAGGFDYMVSMGCTVTCPFIPGAKEVHWEIPDPYGKGIKDYRHVRDLIRSEVAGLLTRLGYLASGLHDNHQPLA
- a CDS encoding PQQ-like beta-propeller repeat protein — protein: MSRNRRALALVLSSMLLVAASCKNQPPAFAQAPDGPTNCYPNKQYVFTAAANDPNGDHVAIRFDWDDSVLSEWSDWEGSGVEVTFNHAWADTGTYEVRAQAQDKKLLSSEWSPALPVQVLPRPETPAVPIGPTVCYKDTVYTFKSVTTDRFGDSVSIRFDWGNDTSDWSPVVASGETVAMSYAWPDVGHNEVTAQARDQQLHMTEWSDELGVDVVLRLGPDKPTVPSGPFRGGQDTVYAFSSSATHPQGIHVAIRFDWGDGDTSTWGQFMAPGELTTIGHAWPVPDTYGVRAQAKDTGGAVSVWSDPRTILVRPADTMQIWRFQIKAGAPENNHSSPAIAADGTIYVGAQDNYVYAVNNDGTLKWRYQTGGVVRASPAIGPDGTIYVGSFDNRLYALDTGGAVKWFYVTGGDIPSSPAIAADGTIVFGSKDGYVYALNPDSTLKWRYSVGQDVYSSPAIAPDGTIYVGSNSDYLYALTPAGTLKWRHATSRDVQSSPAIAADGTIYFGSLEGILYALSPNDTLKWSFQTNGQIYSSPAIAPDGTVYFGSTDNIFYAMNPDGTMKWRYVTGDNIYSSPVINADGNIYFGSSDNNLYALSPDSVLLWWYPTDNDITSSPTIGQDGKIYFVGDDGYLHKLKGYSPLSNSNWPKFRHDIRNTGRVGGRR
- a CDS encoding DUF2769 domain-containing protein, which translates into the protein MTDTEKAEFVAANCICATCPSFLKEECAKAGEKGAYCLAGKSKVITKENGCVCPQCPVTAKMALKWGYYCTRGSAKEMMAMEAQGGGGK